A window of the uncultured Tolumonas sp. genome harbors these coding sequences:
- the atpB gene encoding F0F1 ATP synthase subunit A, translating into MASTGELLTPQEYIQHHLHHWQMGAESGFWVVNIDSMVFSVVLGTLFIWLFRKVAVKATSGVPGKLQCFVELVVGFVDDTVKGIFHGKNKLIAPLALTVFVWIFLMNLMDLLPIDYLPQLAQLVAGDHSQKLRVVPSADVNITLSMALGVFFLILFYSIKMKGVSGFVKELTLTPFNHWAFVPINLLLETVTLISKPISLGLRLFGNMYAGEMIFILIAGMLPWWSQWLLNVPWAIFHILVITLQAFIFMVLTIVYLSMACEEH; encoded by the coding sequence ATGGCTTCCACAGGAGAACTGCTAACGCCTCAGGAGTACATTCAACACCATTTGCATCACTGGCAAATGGGCGCTGAATCGGGCTTTTGGGTGGTTAATATCGACTCCATGGTTTTTTCCGTGGTCTTGGGAACGCTGTTTATTTGGTTATTCCGTAAAGTGGCTGTTAAAGCGACCAGCGGTGTGCCAGGTAAACTGCAGTGCTTTGTTGAGTTGGTAGTTGGGTTTGTGGACGATACCGTTAAAGGTATTTTCCATGGCAAAAATAAGTTGATCGCGCCGCTGGCGCTCACAGTGTTTGTCTGGATTTTCCTGATGAATCTGATGGACTTATTACCAATCGACTACCTGCCACAGTTAGCACAGCTGGTTGCAGGAGATCATTCTCAGAAACTGCGTGTTGTTCCATCCGCTGACGTTAATATCACGTTGTCTATGGCTTTGGGTGTCTTTTTCCTGATCCTGTTCTACAGCATCAAGATGAAGGGCGTGTCCGGTTTCGTAAAAGAACTGACACTGACACCGTTTAATCATTGGGCTTTTGTGCCAATTAACTTGCTGTTGGAAACCGTAACTCTGATTTCCAAGCCTATCTCATTAGGTTTGCGACTATTCGGTAACATGTATGCAGGCGAGATGATTTTCATCTTGATCGCCGGGATGCTGCCGTGGTGGTCTCAGTGGTTACTGAATGTGCCGTGGGCTATCTTCCACATTCTGGTAATTACGCTGCAGGCGTTTATTTTCATGGTGTTGACAATTGTATATTTGTCAATGGCTTGTGAAGAACATTAA
- the atpE gene encoding F0F1 ATP synthase subunit C: protein MEMLFIAAGLMMGLAAIGAAIGIGVLGGKFLEGAARQPDLLPLLRTQFFIVMGLVDAIPMIAVGLGMYVMFAVAK from the coding sequence ATGGAGATGTTATTCATCGCTGCGGGTCTGATGATGGGTCTGGCTGCTATCGGCGCGGCAATCGGTATCGGTGTTCTGGGCGGTAAATTCCTGGAAGGCGCTGCACGTCAGCCTGACCTGTTGCCTCTGCTGCGTACCCAGTTCTTCATCGTTATGGGTCTGGTGGACGCGATCCCAATGATCGCGGTAGGTCTGGGTATGTACGTTATGTTCGCAGTCGCGAAGTAA
- the atpF gene encoding F0F1 ATP synthase subunit B: protein MNINATILGQTIAFILFVWFCMKFVWPPLMAAIEKRQKEIADGMASADRAKKDLDLAQNKAMEQIKEAKQQAAEIIEQANKRRAQVIDEANQDAMAEREKILNQAKAEIEAERNRAKEELRKHVAALAVAGAEKILERQLDSAANSAIVDKLVAEL, encoded by the coding sequence GTGAATATCAATGCAACCATCCTCGGCCAGACGATTGCTTTCATCCTTTTTGTTTGGTTCTGTATGAAGTTTGTGTGGCCGCCTCTGATGGCTGCCATCGAAAAACGTCAGAAAGAAATTGCTGACGGTATGGCTTCAGCAGACCGTGCGAAAAAAGACCTGGACCTGGCGCAAAACAAAGCTATGGAACAGATCAAGGAAGCAAAACAGCAAGCTGCTGAGATTATCGAGCAGGCCAATAAACGCCGCGCTCAAGTTATTGATGAAGCCAATCAAGACGCGATGGCGGAACGGGAAAAGATCCTGAACCAAGCCAAAGCGGAAATTGAGGCTGAACGCAACCGTGCGAAAGAAGAGCTCCGTAAACATGTTGCTGCTTTGGCAGTCGCTGGTGCGGAAAAAATTCTGGAGCGTCAGCTGGACAGTGCCGCGAACAGCGCCATTGTTGACAAGCTGGTTGCTGAACTCTAA
- a CDS encoding ATP synthase subunit I: protein MLPRPAMSVKTMAWSVLGVQLALIVVAALITLLVKDAVTAGSVLCGGGTYWVPQLLFSVISTSRPDRELDVGLVLWDVYLAAGSKLISTLVFFVVVFKWLHVNHAVVLITFGLLLVSQWIISLTLNNRY from the coding sequence ATGCTGCCAAGACCTGCGATGAGTGTTAAAACTATGGCGTGGTCTGTGCTTGGGGTTCAGCTTGCACTGATAGTGGTAGCGGCATTAATTACTTTATTGGTGAAAGATGCGGTTACTGCGGGTTCTGTCTTATGCGGAGGCGGAACTTACTGGGTACCACAACTCCTGTTCAGCGTTATCAGCACTTCACGACCTGATCGTGAGCTGGATGTTGGGCTGGTCTTGTGGGATGTCTATCTGGCTGCCGGGTCAAAATTGATTTCCACGCTGGTTTTTTTTGTGGTGGTTTTCAAATGGCTGCATGTGAATCATGCCGTGGTATTGATTACATTCGGTCTATTGCTCGTTAGTCAGTGGATAATATCGTTAACCCTCAACAATCGTTACTAG